The following proteins are co-located in the Apium graveolens cultivar Ventura chromosome 5, ASM990537v1, whole genome shotgun sequence genome:
- the LOC141660746 gene encoding protein FAR1-RELATED SEQUENCE 3-like has protein sequence MSEPTRRNMYFVAFDKASLLGMCMCRMFEHSGLPCRHILVVFTKKRISKIPPYFIHSRWTMHANRVDGVLPYDLDVGQSHEMTSTDRFNSMIMLTMSFCQSSIASKEQYDYAVEVMNREIPILERMRVDEINSYEINSHAPNASAREEPILDPIMSQTK, from the coding sequence ATGTCCGAGCCTACGAGAAGAAATATGTATTTTGTTGCATTCGACAAAGCAAGCTTGTTGGGAATGTGTATGTGTAGAATGTTTGAACATTCGGGGCTACCTTGTAGACACATATTGGTGGTCTTCACTAAGAAACGAATTTCGAAAATTCCCCCGTATTTCATACATTCGAGGTGGACAATGCATGCTaatagagttgatggtgtgtTGCCTTACGATTTGGATGTTGGACAAAGTCATGAGATGACCTCAACCGATCGATTTAATAGTATGATAATGTTAACCATGAGTTTTTGTCAAAGTAGCATTGCATCTAAGGAACAATATGATTATGCCGTTgaagtgatgaatcgcgaaatACCAATTCTCGAAAGAATGAGAGTTGATGAAATTAATTCTTACGAAATCAATTCTCATGCTCCAAATGCAAGTGCTCGTGAGGAACCAATTCTTGACCCTATTATGTCCCAAACTAAATAG